A region of Chloracidobacterium sp. DNA encodes the following proteins:
- a CDS encoding ribonuclease J, translating to MLNKIEIIPLGGIGEFGLNCMGIRYADEMIVIDAGMGFPEEKPYGVDISIPNFDFLEEYRDDLTAIILTHGHEDHIGALTYILKKFNLPVYASRFTIGLAEKRLEEHGMLNDVLIHRVKANDIIEVGHFRVEFIHASHSLVDCFSLAIHTPLGTIIHTGDYKIDDTPVIGKPYDLKTLSRIGDEGVLLLLGDSTNATVPGRTPSEMAVIPAFEEIFEQTDGRLFVATFSTSLHRLQVVFDVAHQFGRKVCVCGRSMQKNVEIAEEQGLLKIPFGAKVSLGDARALNDDEVCYLVTGSQGENRAALWNLATSTYKGMEIEKGDTVVLSARIIPGNEKNISRLIGNLYKRGANIIEEKRRLVHVSGHASQEDIKIMVETARPKYLVPIHGEYRMLFRHKEYVKHHVAGYNDDNIILIENGNVLEVDEFACKVVDKHELHKTFIDEESHDEIEYDVVRDRKKLAYGGAISLVVTIDKATHELASEPQITFQGVAGIDPSNGFAADARSAIRSAVADMKREHIIDRNLLTENLRIFLKRFVLREIGTKPAVMTTIVEV from the coding sequence TTGTTAAACAAAATTGAAATAATTCCGCTCGGCGGCATCGGCGAATTCGGGTTGAACTGCATGGGCATCCGGTATGCCGATGAGATGATCGTCATCGACGCCGGGATGGGCTTTCCGGAAGAGAAGCCGTATGGCGTGGATATTTCCATACCGAATTTCGACTTTCTCGAAGAATACCGCGACGACCTGACCGCGATCATCCTGACTCACGGCCACGAAGACCACATCGGTGCACTTACCTATATTCTAAAGAAATTCAATTTGCCGGTTTACGCTTCGCGGTTTACGATCGGACTGGCCGAGAAACGTCTCGAAGAGCACGGGATGCTCAACGACGTGTTGATACATCGCGTCAAGGCAAACGACATTATTGAGGTCGGGCATTTCCGAGTCGAGTTTATACACGCTTCGCATTCGCTGGTCGATTGCTTTTCTCTGGCGATCCACACGCCGCTTGGCACGATCATCCACACCGGCGATTACAAGATCGACGACACGCCCGTAATCGGCAAACCTTACGATCTAAAGACGCTTTCGAGGATCGGCGACGAAGGCGTGCTGCTTCTGCTTGGCGATTCGACGAACGCAACCGTCCCGGGAAGGACACCCTCGGAAATGGCGGTGATTCCGGCATTCGAAGAAATATTTGAGCAAACCGATGGCCGCCTGTTTGTCGCGACGTTTTCAACATCTCTGCATCGGCTTCAGGTAGTTTTCGACGTTGCCCATCAATTTGGGCGAAAGGTCTGTGTCTGCGGACGTTCGATGCAAAAGAACGTCGAGATCGCCGAGGAACAGGGTTTATTAAAAATACCTTTCGGAGCGAAGGTATCTTTGGGTGATGCTCGGGCGCTCAATGACGACGAGGTTTGTTATCTCGTCACCGGCTCACAGGGCGAAAACCGCGCCGCTTTGTGGAATCTTGCGACATCCACGTACAAGGGAATGGAGATCGAGAAAGGCGACACCGTCGTTCTTTCGGCCCGCATCATCCCCGGAAACGAAAAAAACATCAGCCGCCTCATCGGCAATCTTTACAAACGCGGTGCCAACATCATTGAAGAAAAACGTCGCCTCGTCCACGTTTCGGGCCACGCTTCGCAGGAAGACATCAAGATAATGGTCGAAACCGCCCGGCCCAAATACCTTGTCCCGATCCACGGCGAATACCGGATGCTATTCCGGCACAAAGAATATGTCAAACATCACGTCGCTGGCTATAACGACGACAACATTATTTTGATCGAGAACGGCAACGTGCTTGAAGTAGATGAATTCGCCTGTAAGGTCGTGGACAAGCACGAGCTGCACAAAACCTTTATAGACGAGGAATCACATGACGAGATCGAATACGATGTGGTCCGCGATCGCAAGAAACTTGCCTACGGCGGTGCCATTTCGCTCGTCGTAACGATTGACAAAGCCACCCACGAACTAGCCAGCGAGCCGCAGATCACATTCCAGGGTGTCGCCGGCATCGACCCGTCAAACGGCTTCGCGGCCGACGCACGCTCAGCCATCCGCTCCGCTGTCGCTGATATGAAACGCGAACATATCATTGACCGCAACTTGTTGACAGAAAACCTGCGTATTTTTTTGAAGCGCTTTGTTCTGAGAGAGATTGGCACCAAACCAGCGGTTATGACGACAATCGTTGAGGTTTAA
- a CDS encoding phytanoyl-CoA dioxygenase family protein — MHREDLGSCRLSEEDLLDYEANGFLVVEDWFSETTLDELKAESLRLVSGDSLASSAPPVTERASDSIRTVYGIHKSSSLFARVSSDPSFVDLANCILNSDTYIHQSRINFKSGFSGKEFFWHSDFETWHVEDGMPAMRCLSIMIALDDNTAVNGPLLVIPGSHREFYPCVGTTPEDHFKTSLMGSRLGSPLEHQITQVAQKQGIVPVLCRKGSIVVFDCNVLHASNNNISPFERTNAFIVYNSIENRLQDPYCGRNQRPEWLASRIGTERPAPYVSEEIGSNNPI, encoded by the coding sequence ATGCATCGCGAAGATCTCGGTAGTTGTCGATTGTCTGAAGAAGATCTACTTGATTATGAAGCTAATGGGTTTTTGGTTGTGGAAGACTGGTTCTCTGAAACCACGCTTGATGAACTGAAAGCGGAGTCGCTTAGGCTTGTCTCGGGCGACTCTTTAGCAAGTAGTGCCCCGCCCGTAACGGAGCGTGCCAGCGATTCGATTCGGACTGTGTATGGAATTCATAAGAGTAGCTCTTTATTTGCGCGCGTATCATCGGATCCGAGTTTTGTCGATTTGGCCAACTGTATCTTGAACAGCGATACCTACATTCATCAGTCTCGAATCAATTTCAAAAGCGGCTTCTCCGGAAAGGAATTTTTCTGGCACTCTGATTTTGAAACATGGCACGTTGAAGATGGCATGCCTGCAATGAGATGTCTTAGTATTATGATCGCGCTTGACGACAATACCGCTGTTAACGGCCCACTATTGGTAATTCCCGGATCGCATAGAGAATTCTATCCCTGTGTGGGAACGACACCTGAAGACCACTTTAAGACATCTCTAATGGGCAGCAGGTTGGGATCTCCTCTCGAGCATCAGATTACGCAGGTTGCTCAAAAACAGGGAATTGTTCCTGTCTTGTGCCGGAAGGGGTCTATTGTTGTTTTTGACTGCAATGTGTTACATGCATCGAATAACAATATTAGCCCTTTCGAGCGAACTAACGCCTTCATAGTTTATAATTCGATCGAGAATCGATTGCAAGACCCCTATTGCGGAAGGAATCAAAGACCTGAGTGGTTGGCGTCGCGTATTGGCACTGAACGGCCAGCACCATACGTAAGCGAGGAGATCGGCTCAAACAATCCGATTTAA